The stretch of DNA AGACCATCTCCTGCAGGTCGGCCACGGCGATGGGGTCTATGCCGGCGAAGGGCTCGTCAAGCAGGAAGACTTTCGGCTCGATGACCAGGGCGCGGGCGATCTCGGTGCGGCGGCGCTCGCCGCCGGAAAGGGTGTAGGCGGGGCTGTCCGCCAGGTGGGCGATGTTCATCTCGTCGAGCAGGCGGTCCACCCGCGCGGCGCGTTCCGCCCGGCCCAGGCGCTGGTATTCCAGGATGGCGGACAGGTTCTGGCGCACCGTGAGGCTTCGGAAGACGGAGGGCTCCTGGGGCAGGTAGGCGATGCCCGCGCGGGCGCGGCGGAACATGGGCAGCCGGGTGATGTCCTCCCCCTGGAACACAATGTTACCGGCGTCGGGCTTGAGCAGGCCGACGATCATGCTGAACGACGTGGTCTTGCCCGCGCCGTTGGGGCCCAGCAGCCCGACCACCTCGCCGGGCCGCACCTCCAGGGAGACGCCGCGCACCACGGTGCGTTTCTTGAACGCCTTCACCAGGTCGCGGGTCTCCAGCAGGGGGGCGCCGCTCATGGGGCGGCCACCAGGGCCGGGTAGGCCGCGTGCAGGAGCAGGCGGTTCAGGCGGGCCTGCTCGACGGCGGTCCGGGTCTCCGCGGCGATGAGTTTCGAGGCCTCTTCCGGCAGGGTTTTCCCCGCCCAGGCGGCCTCTTTGTACAGTTTCGGGCTTTTCACCGCCGTGTCCAGCACCTTGAGGAGGTCGTCCTTGTTTTCCAGCAGAACCGCCGTGTCCAGAGTCATGAGCATCTGCCGGTTTTTCTCGCTGACAAGGCTCAGAACCTGCTTTCCGGGATTCTCGCCCGCCGCCGCCCCCTCGCTCCGGAGCACGGCGATGAGCCCGGCCCAGTCCTTCACGTCGGCCATGGCGACAGCCTGCGCGCCGCCCTTTGCCGCGCCCCCGTCCATGCCCTGGAGCGGCACCTGGTCCGCGCGGACGCGGTCGACCTCGAAGGTGTCGTTTTTCAGGTTGAGGCGCATGCGCTCGCCGCGCAGGCCCTTGATGCGGTCGTTGTTCACCACCGGGTTGCCCGTGAAGACC from Candidatus Hydrogenedentota bacterium encodes:
- the lptB gene encoding LPS export ABC transporter ATP-binding protein, whose amino-acid sequence is MSGAPLLETRDLVKAFKKRTVVRGVSLEVRPGEVVGLLGPNGAGKTTSFSMIVGLLKPDAGNIVFQGEDITRLPMFRRARAGIAYLPQEPSVFRSLTVRQNLSAILEYQRLGRAERAARVDRLLDEMNIAHLADSPAYTLSGGERRRTEIARALVIEPKVFLLDEPFAGIDPIAVADLQEMVSRMRDSGIAVLITDHNVRDTLEITDRAYIINEGQVLASGAPRDLADNPTVRQIYLGEKFRLD